Proteins co-encoded in one Neodiprion lecontei isolate iyNeoLeco1 chromosome 3, iyNeoLeco1.1, whole genome shotgun sequence genomic window:
- the LOC124293498 gene encoding L-threonine ammonia-lyase-like isoform X2: MEHRKIWRQANVGDESVFDPYCVEGNPQKITCEDVTSAAFKIKSGIINTPCARSRLSDSMGMELYLKKDFLQTTGSFKERGARYALLMLSDEQKRNGVISASLGNHALALCYHGAKLGIPVTVVMPAVAPIMKIAACKQHGATVVVQGSDMGEAKQNAMQIGKEKGLVYINGYDHPHIMAGQGTLGLEVVEQVPDIDAVVVPVGGGGLIAGVALAIKTLHPHVKVIGVESHRCASFTAARAAGRPTYTPIESTLADGLAVPMVGYNAFVTADPLIDKLVVVKEEWIAIAILKLVENEKCIVEGAGATGLAAILAGQLDELKGKRVVLPLCGGNIDTTILGRCLERGLAAEGRLLKFTVTVSDRPGGISELCKMVADIGVSIKDIMHERAWIMSDIFSVEVKIVCETRDAHHARQLQEMLYKNYRRVVFGNSSEFSNGDDRSFTGC; the protein is encoded by the exons ATGGAGCACAGAAAAATTTGGCGCCAGGCTAATGTG GGAGATGAGTCAGTCTTTGACCCTTACTGCGTCGAGGGAAATCCGCAAAAAATCACCTGCGAAGACGTGACCTCAGCCGCGTTCAAAATCAAGTCGGGGATAATCAACACACCATGTGCG AGATCCCGGCTGTCGGACTCCATGGGCATGGAGCTGTACCTGAAGAAGGACTTCCTGCAAACCACGGGAAGCTTCAAGGAGCGAGGCGCTCGCTACGCTTTGCTGATGCTCTCCGACGAGCAGAAACGTAACGGAGTGATATCGGCCTCCCTGGGCAACCATGCCTTGGCACTTTGCTACCATGGGGCAAAACTTGGAATACCGGTGACAGTCGTGATGCCGGCTGTGGCGCCGATCATGAAAATCGCAGCGTGCAAACAGCACGGCGCAACGGTCGTCGTCCAGGGTTCGGACATGGGTGAGGCCAAGCAGAACGCCATGCAGATCGGCAAGGAAAAGGGCCTCGTCTACATCAACGG CTACGATCATCCGCACATCATGGCCGGTCAAGGAACATTGGGATTGGAGGTCGTGGAGCAGGTTCCAGATATCGATGCCGTTGTCGTTCCCGTCGGAGGAGGAGGTCTCATCGCCGGTGTTGCACTGGCGATAAAAACCCTGCATCCGCATGTGAAAGTTATA GGCGTCGAGTCCCACAGGTGCGCAAGTTTCACGGCAGCCCGGGCAGCCGGTCGTCCAACTTACACACCAATCGAATCGACTCTAGCCGATGGTCTGGCCGTCCCTATGGTCGGCTACAACGCCTTCGTTACTGCCGATCCGCTGATTGACAAGCTAGTCGTCGTCAAGGAGGAGTGGATCGCCATAGCGATCTTGAAGTTGGTCGAAAATGAGAAGTGCATAGTCGAGGGTGCCGGAGCTACGGGATTGGCCGCCATTCTCGCAGGACAGCTCGACGAACTGAAAGGAAAAAG AGTGGTCCTTCCCCTCTGCGGTGGCAACATAGATACGACGATCCTGGGTAGGTGCCTGGAGCGCGGACTTGCCGCCGAGGGTCGCCTCCTCAAGTTCACAGTGACGGTGTCCGACCGTCCAGGAGGGATCTCCGAGCTCTGCAAGATGGTCGCCGACATCGGGGTGTCCATAAAAGACATCATGCACGAGCGGGCCTGGATCATGTCGGACATATTCAGCGTCGAGGTCAAGATCGTATGCGAGACCAGGGACGCCCATCACGCCCGACAGCTACAGGAAATGCTCTACAAGAACTACAGGAGGGTTGTTTTTGGCAACAGTTCCGAATTTTCAAACGGTGACGATCGATCCTTCACAGGGTGCTAG
- the LOC124293498 gene encoding L-threonine ammonia-lyase-like isoform X1 → MRDLNKLPSQPLNLFASNGVNKSYSSTSNISVSSISTGDESVFDPYCVEGNPQKITCEDVTSAAFKIKSGIINTPCARSRLSDSMGMELYLKKDFLQTTGSFKERGARYALLMLSDEQKRNGVISASLGNHALALCYHGAKLGIPVTVVMPAVAPIMKIAACKQHGATVVVQGSDMGEAKQNAMQIGKEKGLVYINGYDHPHIMAGQGTLGLEVVEQVPDIDAVVVPVGGGGLIAGVALAIKTLHPHVKVIGVESHRCASFTAARAAGRPTYTPIESTLADGLAVPMVGYNAFVTADPLIDKLVVVKEEWIAIAILKLVENEKCIVEGAGATGLAAILAGQLDELKGKRVVLPLCGGNIDTTILGRCLERGLAAEGRLLKFTVTVSDRPGGISELCKMVADIGVSIKDIMHERAWIMSDIFSVEVKIVCETRDAHHARQLQEMLYKNYRRVVFGNSSEFSNGDDRSFTGC, encoded by the exons ATGAGGGATCTGAATAAGCTTCCAAGTCAGCCTCTTAACTTGTTTGCTTCAAATGGAGTTAACAAGAGTTACTCGAGCACTAGCAACATTTCCGTCTCCTCGATTTCTACG GGAGATGAGTCAGTCTTTGACCCTTACTGCGTCGAGGGAAATCCGCAAAAAATCACCTGCGAAGACGTGACCTCAGCCGCGTTCAAAATCAAGTCGGGGATAATCAACACACCATGTGCG AGATCCCGGCTGTCGGACTCCATGGGCATGGAGCTGTACCTGAAGAAGGACTTCCTGCAAACCACGGGAAGCTTCAAGGAGCGAGGCGCTCGCTACGCTTTGCTGATGCTCTCCGACGAGCAGAAACGTAACGGAGTGATATCGGCCTCCCTGGGCAACCATGCCTTGGCACTTTGCTACCATGGGGCAAAACTTGGAATACCGGTGACAGTCGTGATGCCGGCTGTGGCGCCGATCATGAAAATCGCAGCGTGCAAACAGCACGGCGCAACGGTCGTCGTCCAGGGTTCGGACATGGGTGAGGCCAAGCAGAACGCCATGCAGATCGGCAAGGAAAAGGGCCTCGTCTACATCAACGG CTACGATCATCCGCACATCATGGCCGGTCAAGGAACATTGGGATTGGAGGTCGTGGAGCAGGTTCCAGATATCGATGCCGTTGTCGTTCCCGTCGGAGGAGGAGGTCTCATCGCCGGTGTTGCACTGGCGATAAAAACCCTGCATCCGCATGTGAAAGTTATA GGCGTCGAGTCCCACAGGTGCGCAAGTTTCACGGCAGCCCGGGCAGCCGGTCGTCCAACTTACACACCAATCGAATCGACTCTAGCCGATGGTCTGGCCGTCCCTATGGTCGGCTACAACGCCTTCGTTACTGCCGATCCGCTGATTGACAAGCTAGTCGTCGTCAAGGAGGAGTGGATCGCCATAGCGATCTTGAAGTTGGTCGAAAATGAGAAGTGCATAGTCGAGGGTGCCGGAGCTACGGGATTGGCCGCCATTCTCGCAGGACAGCTCGACGAACTGAAAGGAAAAAG AGTGGTCCTTCCCCTCTGCGGTGGCAACATAGATACGACGATCCTGGGTAGGTGCCTGGAGCGCGGACTTGCCGCCGAGGGTCGCCTCCTCAAGTTCACAGTGACGGTGTCCGACCGTCCAGGAGGGATCTCCGAGCTCTGCAAGATGGTCGCCGACATCGGGGTGTCCATAAAAGACATCATGCACGAGCGGGCCTGGATCATGTCGGACATATTCAGCGTCGAGGTCAAGATCGTATGCGAGACCAGGGACGCCCATCACGCCCGACAGCTACAGGAAATGCTCTACAAGAACTACAGGAGGGTTGTTTTTGGCAACAGTTCCGAATTTTCAAACGGTGACGATCGATCCTTCACAGGGTGCTAG